The Brachypodium distachyon strain Bd21 chromosome 4, Brachypodium_distachyon_v3.0, whole genome shotgun sequence nucleotide sequence TAGATTTTGTTGAGGAGGCTTTCATGGAGAAGACAGAAGATACATTGAGCCTGCAGCTGGAGTTGGACATACTTAAAACAATTCTTGCAGAAGAGAGGACAGCCCGTGTGGAGGTTGAGGAAAGAGCTACTAGCTTAGGTGATGAGTTGAAAGCAGTGAATTTACGTATTCTTGAAGCTTGCAAACAGAGTGATGCTACAGAGAGCAAACTGAATGATGCAAGATCTGTTATTGAAGCTCTCGAGTCGCAACAGATTCTGTTGATAAATGAAATAGATGAGTTGAAGGATAATAATCACCAAAGCATTGAGCTTCTAAAGAGGAGGGATATAGAAATCTCAAGATTGAATACTGAGTTTGACAACCACCGAAGACATGAATTATTGGCTATTGGAGATTCCAAAATGCAACTTGTAAAGTGTTTAAAAAATGAAGACTCACCTCTGCAGAGAAAGCTGAAAAGGATGCAAGCTTCACTTGAGAAGGCACATGACTTAAATACAAGGTACCAAAGAGATCAGGCATCTGATAGTTCTGCCAAGCAAGAAATGGATGAAGTCCGGAGACAGGTTGAAGTTGAAACAACTGAGGTGATTATGTGCTTGCAAGAAGAGCTTACATCACTCCAACAAGAGTTAGATggtagtaaaaaaaatgaattgtttGCCAAACAAAGCTTAGATGAGCTTCAACTGGAAATGAAACAGTTGAATGATAGGCTACTTGAGGTGATGAAAGAGAACGCGAGCTTTTCTGTTCTaactgaagaaaaacaaaaggaaattcAGCTGATGACCAATGACTGCGAGAGCTTACAAAAAGAGATTATATCACTCCAACAAAACTTAGATGCTAGTAGCAATAGTGAGTTATTGGCCAAACAGTGCCTAGATGAGCTTCGGCTGGAAAGGAAACAGTTGAATGATAGGCTATTTGTGGTGATGAATGAGAATAAAGGTTTTTCTGCACTAATTGAGgacaaagaaaaggaaattcaGCTGTTGACTAATGACTGGAACAGGTTAGCTGTTGACATTGGAACCTTTCTTGTGGATGGAAATGCTTCTCTTGATGAAGCTTCTGACCAGGTTGCCTTTATTTCTGAGTCCTTCTCTCGGAGAAGGTGGATTGAGGATCAAGTCCGGAAGATGTGTCGAGGTATATCTGACAGAGATAAGTTACTTGAAGACCTTCAGAACCAGCTGAAGGAGGCAGATGCTATAAAATATGACTTGGACCTGAAGTTAAGATCCTTAAGAGGAGCAATGGAGGCCGTAAATGAAATGCATCAACATGAAATGAATGATCAAGAAAAAGCAATTGCTCTTTTAAGATCTCAAGTATCTGAACAAGGGCATGTAAATCAGCATCAACTTGAAGAACTTAAGAGAGTAGAGCTTTTGTTGGATGAATCCATTGGGACCTTTCTGCAGAAGGAGGTCCTAGAACAAAACTATGTATCATTATTGACGGTGGTGGAAGAAGAGATTCATCAGCTCAATTCTCAGTTAGACCAGTCAAAGAAATATATAGCTGAATTACTGAGTCAGAGCAAGGACAAGGAGGAGAGTTTTGACAAGCTAAAAAATGAAGATAGTGCAGTTCTGCTTAGAATGTCGTCGGATGTTCTGAAGGCAAAGGGTATTATACGTGAGTTTGGAATTGGATTTAATACATTGCAGTCAAGCCTTTCTGTGGACCCTGAAGAAGTCGTTTGTCAAAATTCAGACTTGAATTTGGAGGCTCGGGTAAGATAATGCTCTTGTTATTTGGTATCGAGGTGAACCGTACAATCCACTATTTATGTCAGTAAGTTCCTCCTGTTAATCAATTGATATCAATTAGAAGTGTCGGCCTTAAAACATTGATGTCATGACAATATTTTACTCCATTCTTTAGGCTGAACTTAAAAGGCTGGGAGCCCTTGAAGCTGGACATCAAAGCAATGCTGAAGCCCTTCGTCAACTTAGTATTGAGATGGAATCTGCAGTTCATGAACTGCAGATGCTGCAGTCTCAAATGGCCAAGCTTctgcaagaaaaggaaaatatgaAAGAATGCCATTTGCAGAGTCAAAGAACTCTTGAAGATCTAAGTTCCGAGGTCCTTCAATTGAAGTCACACATAATTGATCAAGAGAAGTGCTATGAAGTCAGACTTAAAGAATTGGAAACAAAGatgcaagaaaaggaaaatgatgCAGCAACATCGCTTACTTCATGGCATAAAGAGAAAGAGGTAACATTTTGAAAGGCCATTGGGCTCCGTCGAAGTTCTCTTTCTATGATTGTGTTTATTATTTTCTGAAGAACATAAGAACATATTGGGTTTCAATTGGATTTCTAAACTACCATATTCACAAGAGACTTATTTCTTCTTCACCAGAAAACCCCCCACTAGAATTGTTTCCTTTTGCAGTAAAGCATGATTGTACTAGACAAAAAAGATACTCCATACATTTAGGGATGTGGTATTGATGTGCAAAATGCAATAGGATGGTGCTTTTTGGAATTTATGGCAAAATGCCTCTTGTGTTCTTTTAATCACGTGTCATTGTCACATGGGTAAGAAAACATAGTTATTACTTATCCTTACTGGATTATGTGAAAATGGATCTGGTTGAATCAATGCACATGGGTTGAAtgaattttgttgtttcatgTTGTATGTAAATGCAGCAAAGAGTTTGTATATCTGAGGATGGTGTTATGTTTAATTTTTTAAGATAGTTGATCTTGATTACTTGCTATCGATTGTGATCATTCTTTCAGGTACTTGAACTTGAGGTTTCAGAGGCAAAAGGTCTGGCACACCAGAAATCATTTGAGGCTTGTACTCTTATAGCCAAGTTTCAAGAAGCACAGGCAACTATAGCTGATGCAGACTCCACAGTAAATGCACTGGTCAAAGCAAATAAAAACACGAAACTTCAAGTAGAAAActacaaacaaaaagaaagtttGTTTACAGTTGAAAAGGGTGACTTGCTAAGGGAGGTCAGTAGTTTGAAGATGCTCCTAGATTTGAAGGAACAGAGTTACCAGGATATGGAAAGGAAATTTAAGTCAAGCCTGCTTGAGGCAAATGAGGTAGCTCTTGAACTGGAAGATGGCATTAGGTATATGAAGAATCTGCTATCAGAGAACCTTGAGTTTGTTTCTTCTGATGTTGAATGGATGAAGTCAAAACTTCGGCAGTTCGCAGAGTTAGCAAGAACTTGGTTAGAGGAGAACTGGTTAGAGATAATTGGAAAAGATTGTGCTGTTTCTGTGTTGCACCTCTGCCATATGGGAATTTTGTTGGAGAGAATTACTGGGTTGAATGCAGAAAATGGTTTCCTTCAGCATGGGCTCTGTGAGACTAATTCTGTGATATCTAAGCTGCGAGAGCACAATGACAAAGCAAAGAATGAACTCCAAATTTGTAGTGTTCTCAAAGGAAAATTACTGCTTGACATCAACCACAGTTTCAGTCGTATTGCGAAGAAGGAACAAGAAGCAACTGAATTAAGCTCGAGATTGGATTCTTTCGGGAAGAAGATTCTGCATTTGCAAGCACAAGAGGAAGCAATGTTGGCACGGTCAGACTCCATGTATAGTGAACTCTCCGTTTTGATTGAAGAGATTGACGCTACCAACAGGAGTGCTTTGGTAGCTGAATCCATAGAAAAGAAAGAGCTACGTCACCAATTGGAAGAAGCTTTACTTCTCAATGCAACGTTGAAGGATACAATACTTGAAGATTTGAGTGTGCTTGAAGTGAACAATGCTCTACCTGTAAATGACATGAAAAGGTGTAATGAATTTGAGTTTTGCAGTTGGCTTGCAAACTATCACCATGAGGCGGTTATGATCAATACAATTGCAAAAGAAATTGACTCTACTGTCTTGGCTTCAGAACTGGAACAACATAAAGTACAGCTTCAAAAACAAAGGCATATGTTTACTGATGTACTTGAAGGATTGAATATGGAAGCAACTTTGTGGAAAGTTGACCAGGATTTGGGCAGTGTTTCATTACATGCTTTACATGAGGAGAACAGTGATATGAAGATTGATTTGGAGAACCTgaagcaaaacaaggatggagTTATGGAAAGCATACTTGCAATGAGTGAGGAAAACTCAAAACAAAGATTTTTAGTTGACTCCTTGGAATCCAACATCAGTTTGTTGCAAACAGACCTAGATGGAAAAGTCAGAGCTCTGATGGAGTTGCAATGCTCCCATGCAGCCTTATGTAAAGAGCTTGAGTTGAAATCTGAGGTCATTGAACTCGGAATATTGAGAGAAAATGCTTTGAGGTCTGAGAATGATTCATTGAAGCATGAAAATCAGGATATCCTGTGCAGGGACCAAAGGATGGTTGATCTGGTTTCTAATATTGACACAGAGAAGTTGTCTGCTTCCGTTCAAGGCTGTTTGGAGCAAGTTAGTGATCAAGTACATAAATACATTGATGAACAATTGAGCACGGTGATGAAGTTCTCCAATGACTTAGACTCAATTCAGTTGTCTGCTGAGGAGCTAAGCATATATAATTCATTTTTACAGTCTGAATTAGCTAGGAAAGATGAAATGGCCAAGGGCTTATCATTTGATCTTAGCCTATTACAGGAGTCAGCATCTGTTGCAAAAGATCAATCAGATAAACTTATTGAGTTGACTGAAGCAATTAACTCCCTGCAGCAAGAGGTTGCTTCTAAATCACATGAACTTGATAATCTTGTTTCCGGAAGGCAACTACTAGAAGCTCAAATCATGAGTAGTAATGAAAAGATCACTGTGCTAGAGGAGCAGCTAGCAAGTACAGTTTCTGAACTAAAGGTAGTTTCTATGGAGAACAGTGAATTTAAATCTCAGCTCAACCATATGGAAGGGATCAGTTATGCCATGGAAGAGGAGTTAGCCGATAGAAGTAAAGCCACTGAAAGAATGGAAGAACGGTTGGCTGAGCTGACAAGTTTACTCGATGAAAGGAACAGTTTTCTTCAGATTTTGCAAAATGACTTCTCCAAGCTTTTGGATGAGAAGCAATTCTGCGACTCACAGGTGCATATCTTGAGAGAGAAGCTGGAGATGGCTCAGGCAGTGGCAGAAGAAAGTGAAGCAATTGCTGCGGAGGCTCGACAGGTGCTTACCCACCTACTTTATAATTGTTCTCCACTTTTCCCCCTTGAATACTGCTTGTGTTATTCCCCTTTAGTAACCTATCAACGCTTCTATTGTTCTTTTACAGATAGCGGATGAAAGGAAGACATATGCTGAAGAGAAGGATGAAGAAGTCAAGCTGTTGGAGAGGTCAATTGAGGAGCTCGAAAGTACTGTATGTGCTTTGGAGAATCAGGTGAGCTGTTTTACCACCTCTATTTCAGTGTTGATTCATTGCAGTAGCTTTTTACTTAAGTGTATTGGTTATTTCCCTTAAGGTGGGAAACATCAAGGAAGAAGCTGAACGGCTAAGAATACATAGAGAAGAATTAGAAGTGGAGAAAGTCAGGCACCAAATGACATCAGTACCGTGCGCTGGGAAAGTAAGGAGCTCCATGGAAGATGGAATGGTTGATTCAACTGGCTCATTCAGGTTTGTATGTTTACGAATTTAGTTATTGGTTATCTCAGTTGTAACTGTAACACTTGCTAGTTGTTTCAGGTTTTCGCCTGGTTTCCACACATTTTTCATGTGCCTTAACTTTCTCCTGCAGACACTCAAGAGAGATACATAATGAGCTACTGGAGGCTCAGGAGAATATAAGAATACTTGAAAAGGAGGTTGCAGAAAAGGAATCAGAGGTAATGTTCTAATTTCTAACCATGCATGTACTTTTTGTTCCAAGTAGGCAACCATTTCTCACTTAAAATAAAAGTTTCTTAGTTGCTATGACTATGATCATTGCCTATTGtaatcattttttatttagaaaatggaagctttattacGCCCAGCCTCTGCATGCAAGATGCATATAGCCTAGGTTATTGTAATAGTGTTATCCAAATATTGTTGGTTTCAGTATTCACTGTCTTTTCTTTTAGATTGATCAGTGCAAGTCACATATATCAGAGCTAAACCTACATGCGGAGGCAGCAGCACGAGAATATAAGCAAAAGGTAAGAAATTTGATTTCCTGATTTATTTTTAAGAAGTGAAGTTATCAACAGTCTTCAAGAGCACTAATGAAATGTGATCTGGTTAGTTCACGGAGCTAGAGGCCATGGCACAACAGGTTAATAATGACAATGCATCCATAAATGCTTTCTCCACGAGACCAGAGAAGATTAGCTTGAAACCTCGGGGTTCAGGCTCCCCATTTAAGTGCATTGGGTTGGGCTTTGTACAGCAAGTAAATTCTGAGAAAGATGAAGAACTTAGTGCTGCAAAGCAACGTATTGTAGAACTCGAGGGCATAGCAGCTAGTCGGCAAAGGGAGGTGAGACTCCTCCAAGTTCCCACCTTATTCTGTTTATTCTATTCGTAATTTTActaatctttcttttttctatgttAATGTTAGATATTCATGTTGAATGCGAAATTAGCTGCAACAGACAGTATGACACATGATGTGATTCGTGATATGTTAGGGGTTAAGATGAACATGACAACTTGGGCGGTAGGAATACAATGTCTCTTGCCTATTCATATAAGTATATTTCAATTTATACATATATACCACTATTTTTTTATTGACGTTTCCCTATGGAATTGTAGACACTAGTTGACAAACAGCAAAAGATGAGTACAAAAGAGACAGCTATTTGTCAAACCGAAGAATCTAAAGAGGTAAGTTCGacattatatatgcatttCCTTACAACTGATCCTATCACTTGAATTGTATTTAATACCAAGTTTTTACCAGTCCAATGAGCTGATTAAGTTGAAGAAGCGGCTTGACGAATTCATTGAAGAGAGACAGAGGTAGATACTTAGTCATCTATGGCCTCTCTAAAATCTCAATGATAGATGATATGACGTACATGCTAATGTGTTTGCTGCAGTTGGATTGATGAAATAAACCAAAGACAATCAGAACATGGAGCTGCTCGCATTGCCATAGAAAAATTACGACAAAAGGAACATTTTATGGTAGCTGAAGTTGACTTGCTGAAGGTATGGCAATTCAGCTTtccacaaaaaaagaaagggtgtgttctttctttcttgttgtGGTATACATTTGTTTTGCTATATTAATTGGCTGCTATGTTGAAGGCTGAGAATGCAAACTACAAAACCATAATTTTTAATCTTGAAGATGAAGTAAAGAAGCTTACCAGACAACAGAATCTTCAGCTGCGGATTAATCACCATGTCAAAACAAAGGTATCAAGTACTTCTACAactttctactccctccgtcccgaattaactgacatggatttgtatagattcttatagaAATCCAagtcagttaatttgggacggagggggtaGTATTTATGAAAATTATTGTTATAGTATCTGAGCATCTTTCGTGCACTTCCCAATTCCCAATAGGAAGAGAACATCCTGCTGAAAAAGCAGAATGAAGAACTAAGTGCAAAGCTGCAGCAGCTAGGGGCCATTGTTTCCCGCTCAAAGGAAAAGCTTGGCCGCAACAGAGTCTCAGATGGAAAAGATCCAGATGAGCagatggaagaggaagtgtttttgaggaaaaaattAGAGGTGCGTATTACTTAGTTTCTATCTGTAAAGAATTATGGCTGGTACAAGGACACTGATATTCTGTTTATTTGCATGCCAACAGGAAAGTGAACAAGATAGAAACAAACTTGCAGAAAATCTGTCGAGTTTGTGTACCACTGTTCTGAAGGTATGGATATTCTTACTAAGAAGCAAAGCAACGTCATGGAGTGGTTGAAGCGAGTTTGCCATTTTAGTAGATTACATGATCAAACATGAATCCTACTAATGCTACAGGTAGCTGGAGTTAGAAGCTGTGAGTCTGACGCGAGTCTTCTGAAAGCCATGGAAGCCTTAAATCAACTCCAGTGTTGCATTTCTTCTTTGGAGAGTGAGGTCGACGATCTTAGGCTAAAGGTAATAATAATGTGTGATGGTGCAAAAACCGTTTCATATCGAGCTAACTGAACCTTATTTATTAGTAGGATGGAAACCAGTTTCAGTTAACTGCGGCTTTTGTGCTATTCAATCATAGAGGCAAAAATATACTTATCCAATGCTTTCATCTTACTGATGCCCAAATATTGTGACTTTTGCAGTGCAAATTGTTGCGTGAAAAGGCCCGATTAGACGATCTCCGTAGCGACTCGTCCTCTCTGAGCTCGGGGGCGAAAGAGGGCTCCAGATCACCAAGCGTGTGCAGATCTCCGAGCATTTCGCCTTT carries:
- the LOC100844828 gene encoding kinesin-like protein KIN-12F isoform X3, with the translated sequence MVRDLVAHRRTPSRASVSEAGGSNDENAPADDSSAAAAAAALVGAAATAEPDAASRPPLLAIQPSASASGLKRKQESPAPTPSSKLPFRTPEKAAARSRFGWAPPRAEELPPRMTTPRAHRGKAAAAPAASEGGGSAQTTPTKSVSKPAHNYSVGMSGSRQVVMSGGARGLGFSTGARGSAGPVSFGQQPVTAVVNSVEVPHFELREDPSFWMDNNVQVVIRVRPLNSTEKHLHGYNRCLKQESAQSITWVGQPESRFTFDHVACEGVNQEVLFRVAGLPMVENCMAGYNSCVFAYGQTGSGKTYTMLGEISDLEVRPSQERGMTPRIFEFLFARIRAEEESRRDEKLKYNCKCSFLEIYNEQITDLLDPSSTNLPLREDIRNGVYVENLTELEVGSVSDIIKLLIQGSVNRKVAATNMNRESSRSHSVFTCIIESRWEKDSTSNLRFARLNLVDLAGSERQRSSGAEGERLKEAANINKSLSTLGLVIMSLVDLTHGKQRHVPYRDSRLTFLLQDSLGGNSKTMIIANVSPSLCSGNETLSTLKFAQRARLIQNNAVVNEDASGDVLALQHQIRLLKEELAVLKRQRVTRSLPFSANISERSGGDADNGTETMNVDEENDNDAPNRKSLQNLRISNKQLRSLEETLAGALRRESIAETTVRQLEAEIEHLNRLVSQREEDTRCAKMALKFREDKIHRMEALVHSKLPAESYLVEDNKALSQEIELLRARVEKNPEVTRFALENIRLSDQLKRSHQFCNEGERELLLNEVSNLRNQVSQILEERILSEQQNNISAEETELQCSNLASDPEALPMELKRTRQELETSRSELQVCLESNKKLTREIADLQKQFSTIKRSKREEHSNLFESDSQTLAKMVDFVEEAFMEKTEDTLSLQLELDILKTILAEERTARVEVEERATSLGDELKAVNLRILEACKQSDATESKLNDARSVIEALESQQILLINEIDELKDNNHQSIELLKRRDIEISRLNTEFDNHRRHELLAIGDSKMQLVKCLKNEDSPLQRKLKRMQASLEKAHDLNTRYQRDQASDSSAKQEMDEVRRQVEVETTEVIMCLQEELTSLQQELDGSKKNELFAKQSLDELQLEMKQLNDRLLEVMKENASFSVLTEEKQKEIQLMTNDCESLQKEIISLQQNLDASSNSELLAKQCLDELRLERKQLNDRLFVVMNENKGFSALIEDKEKEIQLLTNDWNRLAVDIGTFLVDGNASLDEASDQVAFISESFSRRRWIEDQVRKMCRGISDRDKLLEDLQNQLKEADAIKYDLDLKLRSLRGAMEAVNEMHQHEMNDQEKAIALLRSQVSEQGHVNQHQLEELKRVELLLDESIGTFLQKEVLEQNYVSLLTVVEEEIHQLNSQLDQSKKYIAELLSQSKDKEESFDKLKNEDSAVLLRMSSDVLKAKGIIREFGIGFNTLQSSLSVDPEEVVCQNSDLNLEARAELKRLGALEAGHQSNAEALRQLSIEMESAVHELQMLQSQMAKLLQEKENMKECHLQSQRTLEDLSSEVLQLKSHIIDQEKCYEVRLKELETKMQEKENDAATSLTSWHKEKEVLELEVSEAKGLAHQKSFEACTLIAKFQEAQATIADADSTVNALVKANKNTKLQVENYKQKESLFTVEKGDLLREVSSLKMLLDLKEQSYQDMERKFKSSLLEANEVALELEDGIRYMKNLLSENLEFVSSDVEWMKSKLRQFAELARTWLEENWLEIIGKDCAVSVLHLCHMGILLERITGLNAENGFLQHGLCETNSVISKLREHNDKAKNELQICSVLKGKLLLDINHSFSRIAKKEQEATELSSRLDSFGKKILHLQAQEEAMLARSDSMYSELSVLIEEIDATNRSALVAESIEKKELRHQLEEALLLNATLKDTILEDLSVLEVNNALPVNDMKRCNEFEFCSWLANYHHEAVMINTIAKEIDSTVLASELEQHKVQLQKQRHMFTDVLEGLNMEATLWKVDQDLGSVSLHALHEENSDMKIDLENLKQNKDGVMESILAMSEENSKQRFLVDSLESNISLLQTDLDGKVRALMELQCSHAALCKELELKSEVIELGILRENALRSENDSLKHENQDILCRDQRMVDLVSNIDTEKLSASVQGCLEQVSDQVHKYIDEQLSTVMKFSNDLDSIQLSAEELSIYNSFLQSELARKDEMAKGLSFDLSLLQESASVAKDQSDKLIELTEAINSLQQEVASKSHELDNLVSGRQLLEAQIMSSNEKITVLEEQLASTVSELKVVSMENSEFKSQLNHMEGISYAMEEELADRSKATERMEERLAELTSLLDERNSFLQILQNDFSKLLDEKQFCDSQVHILREKLEMAQAVAEESEAIAAEARQIADERKTYAEEKDEEVKLLERSIEELESTVCALENQVGNIKEEAERLRIHREELEVEKVRHQMTSVPCAGKVRSSMEDGMVDSTGSFRHSREIHNELLEAQENIRILEKEVAEKESEIDQCKSHISELNLHAEAAAREYKQKFTELEAMAQQVNNDNASINAFSTRPEKISLKPRGSGSPFKCIGLGFVQQVNSEKDEELSAAKQRIVELEGIAASRQREIFMLNAKLAATDSMTHDVIRDMLGVKMNMTTWATLVDKQQKMSTKETAICQTEESKESNELIKLKKRLDEFIEERQSWIDEINQRQSEHGAARIAIEKLRQKEHFMVAEVDLLKAENANYKTIIFNLEDEVKKLTRQQNLQLRINHHVKTKEENILLKKQNEELSAKLQQLGAIVSRSKEKLGRNRVSDGKDPDEQMEEEVFLRKKLEESEQDRNKLAENLSSLCTTVLKVAGVRSCESDASLLKAMEALNQLQCCISSLESEVDDLRLKCKLLREKARLDDLRSDSSSLSSGAKEGSRSPSVCRSPSISPFR